A single genomic interval of uncultured Pseudodesulfovibrio sp. harbors:
- a CDS encoding PAS domain S-box protein, which yields MKNYRILAIDDNPAFRALVAHHLAECGYSVIEAGDGAQGIELFMEQKPDAVLIDLRMPGMDGLAVLAELADCSAEVPLIVISGESETGDAVKAIRKGAWDFVIKNEEVLSDLHQSLLKTLGRASFLRSQRERLDFETSERLRAEEDLRTQLSFVQTLIDAIPNQIFYKDMDGRYIGCNAAFEKLAGLPREQLLGRCIEDFAPQFETDLYLAKDQELKESGGSQEFESSVSINGEFREYLLRKALFNGGNGEPGGIVGVVTDISRQKEIERNLRQSEEMFRTLLESSPLPVIIVGAENRRILFVNRQGIAQFGAEPADVTGLSTRNFYANPADHEELRQLMQREGSIRGREVEMLRCDGSRFWALASAVPLEMDGKPAVFITFSDITKRKDLEAILRRFEFIANASHDLMTLCNRDFVFEAANAAYLEQHKCSREEIVGRSQSEVWGEEIFELRIRPHFENCLKGKTVSYKAWFSFPVRERRYYEVVMSPYFDADGSVTHVATVSRDVTESEEAQRAILESREHFRAIFEGSVDPILLVDKNLRITDVNTATIAKLGFKKGEIIGQSVKLLHRNEQDFQQLRSIMEPMLLGSGAWVGEWSFNSRHGRAVTMETSVSLLKPDMGWEGGCVAVMRDMTFRVEAEKARRESEQQYRAMFESTGSATVIINSDMTIAMANQQFVEQSGYSCDEVEGRLKWTQFIPDEELPRMLKYHEARRINPSAVPNAYEFQFKTRSGELRHLHGEINMLPGTDKSIASLIDITERKMAENRLRETLDEMEAIHHNAFIGIGLFNDETIVRLNNRCAEIFGYAPDSLISTDAGRLFRSVKEYQSFRRRCRHDLVSQGEFNTEQAFIKPDGTTVWVNLFARPVDRSDLDQGVIWTVVDVTERRYNETVTSMLYRISAAVSTTSDLDDLYVRIHDILNRHISASNFFIALLDKSRSLLEFTYYEDEVDDSQRGSVFNVKDEDLGSLSVEVIHSGRPLLITRKKLPDMPAHGLGTGAQDAVYMVREDYLHSKGIVEDNMIGPRSEAWLGVPLRVRGEVVGVMAVQSYSNPYQYAPRDVDLTVSVSEQIALAIERKANDRDLLKAKEQAEAANESKSEFLANMSHEVRTPLNGVLGMLQLVQTTELSEEQRDYVDTALASGRSLLSIINDILDFSKIEAGRMEVVTEPFTLDHFLRDVLSTFQGHARDKGLELTSRIGRSVPGLLVGGKSRLRQVVFNLVGNALKFTESGGVEVGVDLLGRNPNARTVRVLISVRDTGIGIPDDKISQIFEPFTQVDGSYVRRHQGTGLGLGIVKRLADLLGGVLSVESEEGRGTTVYLSLNLGYDPAQGAEGGHHSRLVSGRKGLRLLVVEDNRVNRLMAARMLGKLGHVAETASNGQEALDSLGQRSFDAVFMDIQMAGMDGVETTNRIRKGGHGDPNIPVIAMTAHAMSGDRETFLGVGMNDYIAKPVELEEIEVALARLFPKT from the coding sequence TTGAAAAACTACCGGATACTGGCAATCGACGACAACCCGGCTTTCAGGGCACTCGTGGCGCATCACCTTGCTGAATGCGGTTATTCCGTTATTGAGGCAGGCGACGGTGCCCAGGGGATTGAGCTGTTCATGGAGCAGAAGCCGGATGCTGTCCTGATTGATCTGCGAATGCCGGGAATGGACGGCCTCGCAGTGCTTGCGGAGTTGGCTGACTGTTCCGCGGAAGTGCCGCTCATTGTCATTTCCGGTGAAAGTGAAACTGGAGATGCGGTCAAGGCCATTCGCAAGGGCGCATGGGATTTCGTCATCAAGAACGAGGAAGTGCTGAGCGATCTGCACCAGTCCCTGCTCAAGACGCTTGGGCGTGCCTCCTTTCTTCGGTCCCAGCGTGAAAGGCTTGATTTTGAGACCTCGGAACGTCTGCGGGCGGAGGAGGACCTCAGGACACAGCTCTCGTTCGTGCAGACGCTGATCGACGCTATTCCCAACCAGATTTTCTACAAGGATATGGACGGTCGGTACATTGGCTGCAATGCGGCCTTCGAGAAACTCGCCGGTCTACCCAGAGAGCAGCTTTTGGGCAGGTGCATAGAAGATTTCGCACCCCAGTTCGAGACGGATCTCTATCTTGCAAAAGATCAGGAACTCAAGGAATCGGGCGGATCACAGGAATTCGAGAGTTCGGTCTCGATCAACGGCGAATTCCGGGAGTATCTTCTTCGTAAAGCGTTGTTCAACGGAGGCAACGGGGAACCGGGCGGCATCGTCGGCGTTGTTACGGATATTTCGCGGCAGAAGGAAATCGAGCGGAATCTGCGGCAAAGCGAGGAAATGTTTCGCACGCTGCTGGAGTCGTCGCCCCTGCCTGTCATCATCGTGGGAGCAGAGAACAGGCGGATTCTTTTTGTGAACCGGCAGGGGATTGCCCAGTTTGGAGCGGAACCAGCTGATGTGACAGGGCTTTCAACCAGGAATTTTTACGCCAACCCTGCGGACCATGAAGAACTGAGACAATTGATGCAGCGGGAAGGGAGCATCCGGGGCAGGGAAGTGGAGATGCTTCGCTGCGACGGATCCCGTTTCTGGGCGCTGGCGTCGGCCGTGCCGCTTGAAATGGATGGCAAGCCAGCTGTTTTCATCACTTTTTCCGACATCACGAAGCGCAAGGATCTTGAAGCGATTCTGCGTAGGTTCGAGTTTATAGCCAATGCCTCTCATGATCTGATGACCCTGTGCAACCGGGATTTCGTGTTCGAGGCCGCCAATGCCGCCTATCTTGAGCAGCACAAGTGCAGTCGTGAAGAAATAGTGGGCCGTTCCCAGTCCGAGGTGTGGGGCGAGGAAATCTTTGAATTGCGAATCCGGCCCCATTTCGAGAATTGCCTGAAAGGCAAGACCGTTTCATACAAGGCGTGGTTTTCGTTTCCGGTCAGGGAGCGACGGTATTACGAAGTAGTGATGTCTCCGTATTTCGATGCGGATGGCAGTGTGACGCATGTGGCCACGGTTTCACGCGATGTGACCGAGTCGGAAGAGGCGCAGCGCGCCATTCTGGAAAGCCGTGAGCACTTTCGTGCCATTTTTGAAGGGTCGGTGGACCCCATCCTGCTTGTGGACAAGAACCTGCGTATTACAGACGTGAACACGGCAACCATTGCCAAGCTCGGATTCAAAAAAGGGGAAATAATCGGGCAGTCCGTGAAACTGCTTCATAGAAACGAACAGGATTTTCAGCAGCTTCGGTCCATCATGGAGCCGATGTTGCTTGGTTCGGGGGCGTGGGTCGGCGAGTGGTCCTTCAATTCCCGCCATGGCAGGGCGGTCACCATGGAAACGTCGGTCTCTCTTCTCAAGCCCGATATGGGGTGGGAAGGAGGGTGCGTTGCGGTCATGCGTGACATGACGTTCCGGGTCGAGGCCGAAAAGGCTCGTCGCGAAAGCGAACAGCAGTATCGGGCCATGTTCGAATCAACCGGGTCGGCCACGGTCATCATTAACAGTGATATGACCATCGCCATGGCCAACCAGCAGTTTGTCGAGCAGAGCGGCTACAGTTGCGATGAGGTGGAAGGAAGGCTCAAGTGGACCCAATTCATTCCTGATGAAGAACTTCCACGGATGCTGAAATACCATGAGGCACGGCGAATCAATCCTTCCGCAGTGCCCAATGCGTATGAATTCCAGTTCAAAACACGATCCGGGGAGTTGCGTCATCTACACGGGGAAATCAACATGCTTCCCGGCACGGACAAGTCCATTGCCTCCCTGATCGACATCACCGAACGCAAAATGGCGGAAAACCGTCTGCGCGAAACGCTCGACGAGATGGAGGCCATTCATCATAACGCCTTTATCGGCATCGGCCTGTTCAACGATGAGACCATTGTCCGGCTCAACAATCGGTGTGCGGAAATTTTCGGATATGCGCCGGACAGCCTGATAAGCACGGATGCGGGGCGGCTGTTCCGTTCGGTCAAGGAGTATCAGAGTTTCCGCAGGCGTTGCCGTCATGATCTGGTATCGCAGGGGGAATTCAATACGGAACAGGCGTTTATCAAGCCTGATGGAACAACGGTATGGGTCAATCTGTTTGCCCGTCCCGTGGACCGTTCCGATCTGGATCAAGGGGTGATCTGGACTGTGGTGGACGTCACGGAACGTCGGTACAACGAGACCGTGACCAGCATGCTGTACCGTATTTCCGCAGCGGTGAGCACCACTTCCGATCTGGATGATCTGTATGTGCGTATTCATGACATCCTGAACAGGCACATAAGCGCTTCGAACTTTTTCATAGCCCTGCTGGACAAGAGCCGGTCCCTTCTTGAGTTCACATACTATGAGGATGAGGTGGATGACAGCCAGCGAGGGTCCGTATTCAACGTGAAAGATGAGGATCTCGGCAGTCTTTCCGTTGAAGTCATCCATTCCGGCAGGCCGCTGCTCATCACGCGGAAGAAGCTGCCTGACATGCCTGCCCATGGCCTTGGCACCGGGGCGCAGGATGCCGTGTACATGGTGCGTGAAGACTATTTGCACAGCAAGGGGATTGTGGAAGACAACATGATCGGTCCCCGCTCCGAAGCATGGCTCGGCGTGCCTCTCAGGGTCCGGGGAGAGGTTGTGGGCGTCATGGCCGTGCAGTCCTATTCCAATCCTTATCAATACGCCCCAAGGGATGTTGACCTGACCGTTTCGGTCTCGGAGCAGATAGCGCTGGCCATCGAACGCAAGGCCAATGACCGCGACCTGCTCAAGGCCAAGGAGCAGGCCGAGGCTGCCAACGAGTCCAAGAGTGAGTTTCTGGCAAACATGAGCCACGAGGTCAGGACACCGCTCAACGGCGTGCTCGGAATGCTTCAGTTGGTGCAGACCACCGAGCTTTCCGAGGAACAGCGTGATTATGTGGATACGGCTCTGGCTTCAGGACGGAGCCTGCTGTCCATAATCAACGATATTCTTGATTTTTCCAAGATCGAGGCGGGACGCATGGAGGTCGTGACCGAGCCGTTCACCCTTGACCATTTTCTGCGGGATGTGCTGTCCACGTTTCAGGGGCATGCCCGCGACAAGGGGCTTGAGCTGACCAGTCGCATCGGCCGTTCCGTTCCGGGCCTGCTGGTCGGCGGAAAGAGCCGGTTGCGGCAGGTTGTTTTCAATCTGGTGGGCAATGCGCTCAAGTTTACGGAATCAGGCGGCGTGGAAGTCGGAGTGGACCTGCTCGGAAGAAATCCGAATGCCCGTACGGTGCGGGTGCTCATCAGCGTCAGGGACACCGGCATCGGCATCCCGGATGACAAGATCAGCCAGATATTCGAACCGTTTACCCAAGTGGACGGATCATATGTGCGGCGGCATCAGGGAACCGGTCTCGGGCTGGGCATTGTCAAGCGGCTGGCAGACCTCCTCGGCGGTGTGCTGTCTGTGGAAAGTGAGGAAGGGCGCGGCACCACGGTCTATCTGAGCCTGAATCTCGGTTATGATCCGGCGCAGGGAGCGGAGGGTGGCCATCATTCGCGTCTTGTTTCGGGCAGGAAGGGCCTCCGGCTGCTGGTTGTCGAGGACAACCGGGTCAACCGGCTGATGGCGGCGCGCATGCTGGGCAAGCTCGGGCATGTGGCGGAAACGGCGTCCAACGGGCAGGAAGCGCTCGACAGTCTTGGACAACGTTCCTTTGACGCAGTATTCATGGACATCCAGATGGCCGGAATGGATGGAGTGGAAACCACCAATCGTATTAGAAAAGGAGGACATGGTGACCCGAACATACCGGTGATCGCCATGACCGCCCACGCCATGAGCGGAGACCGGGAAACCTTCCTTGGCGTCGGGATGAACGATTACATTGCCAAACCCGTTGAGCTGGAAGAAATCGAAGTGGCTTTGGCGCGTTTGTTTCCCAAGACATAG
- a CDS encoding transporter substrate-binding domain-containing protein, with product MKKLLIAALLTLTALGTAAFAQPVTFVADIDFAPYSMISEGNPAGIDVEVLNEAARRAGVEIEIQFQPWKKVIEMVENGTCDGSFAFFKTPEREKTAIFMEASPLHYSNYVLFTKVGDKFSFSTYDDLTGKSIGRVAGTDLGKQFEEAFTHGKFTLKEYPNLGAALKGLILDEIQAYAGNIDVTYYRLKNMGMTSSIVYLPKKLLPQRPAYMVMSRASKYPDKDRIMQGLERALDQMRKDGTYNKIARRYLLRF from the coding sequence ATGAAAAAACTGCTGATCGCCGCATTGCTGACCCTTACCGCGCTGGGCACCGCAGCCTTTGCCCAACCAGTCACCTTTGTTGCAGATATTGATTTCGCACCCTACTCCATGATTTCCGAAGGCAACCCCGCCGGGATCGACGTAGAAGTGCTCAACGAGGCAGCCCGCAGGGCCGGAGTCGAAATAGAAATCCAGTTCCAGCCATGGAAAAAAGTGATTGAAATGGTCGAAAACGGCACTTGTGACGGCTCCTTTGCCTTTTTCAAGACTCCCGAACGCGAGAAGACCGCCATATTCATGGAGGCCTCGCCGCTGCACTACAGCAATTACGTTCTCTTCACCAAGGTGGGCGACAAATTTTCCTTCAGCACCTACGACGACCTTACCGGCAAGAGCATAGGCCGCGTGGCTGGCACCGACCTCGGCAAGCAATTCGAAGAAGCGTTCACGCATGGCAAATTCACCCTCAAGGAATACCCGAATCTCGGCGCCGCGCTCAAAGGGTTGATTCTTGATGAAATTCAGGCATATGCAGGCAACATCGATGTTACCTACTACCGGCTCAAAAACATGGGCATGACCAGCTCCATCGTGTATCTGCCGAAAAAACTCCTGCCGCAGCGTCCCGCCTACATGGTCATGTCCCGCGCATCCAAGTATCCCGACAAGGACCGCATCATGCAGGGTCTGGAACGCGCCCTCGACCAAATGCGTAAGGATGGAACCTACAACAAGATAGCCCGACGGTATCTGCTCAGATTTTAG
- a CDS encoding HAD hydrolase family protein: MAVHPTVTLLVRDIEKSARFYEKSLGYALAWDTLLVGPYGQSLRLMQVDQGPTGGCIVHTVEVADPAKAADAIMNNGGGRAEKLFEDIPLYLGPDGELLMLVPRGLPGSEAVKLVVYDFDGVMTDNRVFVDQNGLESVAANRSDGLGINMIRKLGIVQCILSTETNPVVRARAEKIGIEAVHGVADKGSALIELAASKNVSLGDLLYVGNDVNDSDAMGLAGFKVAPADSHPAILALADYVTEAAGGRGVVRELADVLTAVR; this comes from the coding sequence ATGGCCGTTCATCCCACTGTGACCCTGTTGGTGCGCGACATCGAGAAATCCGCCCGTTTTTACGAGAAAAGCCTCGGCTATGCATTGGCCTGGGATACGCTTCTGGTCGGCCCGTACGGTCAGTCGCTGCGTCTCATGCAGGTCGATCAGGGACCCACGGGCGGCTGCATCGTCCATACGGTTGAAGTGGCTGACCCGGCCAAGGCGGCCGATGCCATCATGAACAACGGTGGCGGACGGGCCGAGAAACTTTTTGAGGACATTCCCCTGTATCTCGGGCCGGACGGCGAATTGCTCATGCTCGTTCCGCGGGGCCTGCCCGGTTCCGAAGCCGTGAAGCTCGTTGTGTACGATTTTGACGGTGTCATGACCGACAATCGTGTTTTCGTCGATCAGAACGGCCTTGAGAGCGTTGCCGCGAACCGGAGCGACGGTCTCGGCATCAACATGATCCGCAAACTCGGCATTGTGCAGTGCATTCTCAGTACCGAAACCAATCCCGTGGTCCGTGCCCGTGCCGAAAAGATCGGCATTGAAGCCGTTCATGGCGTTGCGGACAAGGGTTCCGCACTGATCGAACTCGCCGCAAGCAAGAACGTCAGCCTCGGTGATCTGCTGTATGTCGGCAATGACGTCAATGATTCCGACGCCATGGGGCTTGCCGGGTTTAAGGTCGCTCCTGCGGATTCGCATCCGGCCATTCTCGCCCTTGCCGATTATGTGACCGAGGCCGCCGGAGGCAGGGGGGTTGTCCGGGAGCTGGCCGACGTGCTGACTGCCGTGCGGTAG
- a CDS encoding TetR/AcrR family transcriptional regulator, whose protein sequence is MVEKRNPQDVRKAILEAANTCFAEMGVKKATLSKIADRAGVTVHDITSFFGNKSLLILNAQNEEIDHMQQEYLEKMPDASLGETVKFIIRTRLDFVETHKDQTKLFVTNALMGREPWSSGLDQVIWRLSIEFATLFEKGVRNGEIRKDANVNAAVRAIISFYLTSMVTVGIRAADFNADTVFSFMEPQIDLLLDGLRT, encoded by the coding sequence ATGGTGGAAAAACGAAATCCGCAGGATGTTCGCAAGGCGATTCTAGAGGCGGCCAACACCTGTTTTGCGGAAATGGGTGTCAAGAAGGCCACCCTGTCGAAAATTGCTGACCGGGCCGGGGTCACGGTGCATGACATTACCAGCTTCTTCGGCAACAAGTCGTTGCTGATTCTCAATGCCCAAAACGAGGAAATTGACCATATGCAGCAGGAGTATCTGGAAAAAATGCCGGATGCTTCGCTCGGGGAGACGGTCAAGTTCATCATCCGTACCCGTCTTGACTTCGTGGAGACGCACAAGGACCAGACAAAACTGTTTGTCACCAATGCGCTGATGGGGCGCGAACCGTGGTCTTCAGGGCTGGATCAGGTTATCTGGCGGCTTTCCATCGAGTTTGCCACGCTCTTTGAAAAGGGTGTGCGTAACGGTGAGATTCGCAAGGACGCGAACGTCAACGCGGCTGTCAGGGCGATCATTTCATTTTATCTGACTTCCATGGTCACCGTGGGCATTCGTGCTGCTGATTTCAATGCCGATACCGTGTTTTCCTTCATGGAACCGCAGATAGACCTCCTGCTGGATGGACTCAGGACGTAA
- a CDS encoding ABC transporter permease has product MRLPLNLSIALSSLSAHKWRAILAMVGVFLGALAFTGVEHASKIMAKQTQLETEKLGPNLYVVMAGQIRFRKRGGVRTFGVARNFSLSDAHAVIDGVPSILEGTPYVMTNMQVRGGGNAITAKLLATEPNYQIIRNFYPESGRFFSKAEVDSRAKVCVLGQAVAERLFGETGKAIGQSIYLYRASFRVIGVMEPKGADLSGEDQDEYLFIPITTYMRRTSNQDWISGVFLRLANGADLDQVKASATAVMRERHGIGEGQNDDFSTMSPKDVIKLQQQALELMAVLGGITSSISFAVGGLGILSIMILVVRARRIEIGVRRAVGGRRRDIVRQFLFESGLMAGIGGACGVVVTVILVSVGCSIAGLPIVLEPASLLLTLVGSCVLGIAAGAYPAWQAANIEILEVLKN; this is encoded by the coding sequence ATGCGATTACCACTCAATCTCAGCATAGCCCTGTCTTCGCTTTCCGCTCACAAGTGGAGGGCCATCCTCGCCATGGTGGGGGTGTTTCTCGGTGCGCTGGCATTTACCGGAGTGGAACACGCCTCAAAGATCATGGCGAAGCAGACCCAGCTTGAGACGGAAAAGCTCGGTCCGAATCTGTACGTGGTCATGGCGGGGCAGATTCGTTTCCGCAAGCGTGGCGGGGTGCGTACTTTCGGCGTGGCGCGCAATTTCAGCCTGTCGGACGCCCATGCCGTCATTGACGGTGTCCCTTCAATCCTTGAGGGAACCCCGTATGTCATGACCAACATGCAGGTGCGCGGCGGCGGGAATGCCATTACGGCCAAGCTGCTCGCAACAGAACCCAACTATCAGATAATCAGGAATTTCTATCCGGAATCCGGGCGGTTCTTCAGCAAGGCCGAGGTTGATTCTCGTGCCAAGGTCTGTGTGCTCGGGCAGGCGGTGGCCGAGCGACTGTTCGGAGAAACGGGAAAGGCGATCGGGCAATCCATCTATCTGTATCGGGCGAGTTTCCGGGTGATCGGCGTGATGGAGCCCAAGGGGGCGGACCTTTCAGGGGAAGATCAGGATGAATACCTGTTCATTCCTATCACCACCTATATGCGGCGGACCAGCAATCAGGACTGGATCAGCGGCGTGTTCCTGCGGTTGGCCAACGGAGCGGACCTTGATCAGGTGAAGGCGTCCGCAACCGCGGTCATGCGGGAACGGCACGGCATTGGTGAAGGTCAAAATGACGATTTCAGCACCATGTCGCCCAAGGACGTCATCAAACTGCAACAGCAGGCTCTTGAACTCATGGCCGTGCTGGGGGGTATCACGTCCTCCATCTCCTTTGCCGTGGGAGGTCTGGGCATTCTTTCCATCATGATCCTGGTTGTCCGTGCCCGCCGCATAGAAATCGGCGTTCGCCGTGCAGTGGGAGGACGCCGCCGTGACATCGTTCGCCAGTTTCTTTTCGAGTCCGGTCTCATGGCCGGTATCGGCGGAGCATGTGGTGTTGTCGTGACCGTCATTCTTGTCTCTGTGGGCTGCTCCATCGCAGGTCTGCCGATCGTTCTTGAACCGGCGAGCCTGCTGCTTACCCTTGTCGGTTCCTGTGTACTCGGTATCGCTGCCGGTGCGTACCCTGCATGGCAGGCGGCCAATATCGAAATTCTTGAAGTTCTTAAAAATTAA